The Sorangiineae bacterium MSr11954 DNA segment ACGTCGATGATGACGGGCAAGTACATGCGGCCGTTGCTCCTCGTCGGCCTGGGCGAGGACTCGGAGACATGGGCCAAGCTGCTTCGCCAGTACGGCCACCTGACGGCCGCCTTCTACCCGCCCGCGGTCTTCTTCATCGACGCGCCCCGCTTCACCAAGTTCGAACAATCCGGGCTGGACTTCGAATACCGCAGGGTCGAGTTTTCCTCGGCCGACGAGCGCGCCGACCAGGTCGCGCGCTACCTGGAGCGCGGCGCGCAGCCTTCGCGGGCGCTCTTTCTCTGGGTGCACTTGTTCGAGCCGCACGAGCCGTACGTGATGCACCCCGAGCACCCCTTTGGCTCGCCCGACGCGCCGACCGATCGCGATCGCTACGACAGCGAGGTTGCCGCGGCCGACGCGGGCATCGGGAAGATCCTCGCGCGCGTGCGCGACAAGCGGCCGGGCGCCGTGGTGATCGTGACCGCCGACCACGGGGAGGAGTTCGGCGAGCACGGCGGCCGCTACCACGGGACCACCGTGTACGAGGAGCAGGTGCGGGTGCCGCTCATCGTGTCCGCGGGGGGCGCGCCCAAGCGGGTCTCGGAGCCCGTGCAGACCATCGATCTTTTGCCGACGACCCTCTCCGCGCTCGGCATCCCCAGGCCGGCGCGGCTGCGCGGGCGGGATTTGGGGAGCCTCATCGCCGGGCGGGCCGATAGGGGCGCACGGTCCGATGGGGCGGGGCGGTCCGATGGGGCGGGGCGGTCCGATGGGGCCGGGCGGCCGGAGACGGCCGATGGGGCGGGCCTGGCCTTCGCCGAGACCGACGACTTCACCTTGCTCGCGCGTGGCCCCGAGCGCCTGGTTTGCGCGCGCAAGGCGGGTGCGTGCGCCATGTACGAGCCGCGCACGGATCCGCGCGAAGAGCACGATTTGGGCGCCGAGCCGGCCGCCGTTGCAAAGATGAGGGAGCTGCGCCAGCTGACGGCGGCCATCGCCCGCGAGCACGGCCGGTTGGAGCGCGGCGAGGCGCAAGGCTGGCCCGACGCGCTCCGGCGCGGCTCGCAAGGCGACGTGGATGCCGCCGAGGACGTGGCGAGCCTGCTCGACGACGTACGGCTCGATGTTCGCCGCAAGGCCGCCGAGGTGCTCTTCGATCTGCGCGCCCCCGTGACCATCCCGGCGCTCCGTCGCGCCGCGGCCAAGGCGGACGACGCCGATGTGCAGCGCGGGTCTGCGCTGGCGCTGGTCCGCCTGGGCGAGGCGCCATCGCGGATCGCCGAAGAGGCGCTGCGGCAACCGGAGTGGAAGCGTCGCGCGGCGCTGGCCTTCGCCGAGCGCGGCGATGCCCGTGGCGCGCCGGAGCTCGTGGCCTGGTGGAGCACGGGCGCGGCGGCGCTCGATCTGGAGCGCGCGAAGGAGATTTTGGCGGCTTTCGCCAAGCTGCGCGAGCGCTCCGCCGTGCCAGCCCTGGTTCGCACCCTCGGCGATGTGCGCTTTCGCCCGTACATCGCCGACACCCTCGCGGCCATCGGCGATCCCTCGGCCAAAGCACCGCTCCTGGCGGCGCTCGCCACCGAGCGCTATGTGCCCACCCGCCCGCACGTGGC contains these protein-coding regions:
- a CDS encoding sulfatase-like hydrolase/transferase, translating into MTGRSGKTALALAAYRRVGAVLAVWTVLLVAEHIAVGIGYRALFAGTWEMGAARKFVSPIVLAILLPGAVLAYLFGELGRRSVFDRSARIACGVFAALGSAAVAVGVSGGRHMASLAVRVPFVAVLTVVAGAIVYAACPRAVAFGARRPGTLSAMGAAAAALCWAADAFVLPRLYPAFHLALFVAMLGSAALAARLLWGSKGTGFVLSTLAVAGIFVTPWAARRLSTIDNLRLVLLEHAPLMGRAVRVAAAIAPPPDDADEGPAGGAQVTSAKILPGEVPRALDWSGRDIVLISVDALRADHVGAYGYERPTTPNIDGLAAAGTLFEWAYCPTPHTSYSITSMMTGKYMRPLLLVGLGEDSETWAKLLRQYGHLTAAFYPPAVFFIDAPRFTKFEQSGLDFEYRRVEFSSADERADQVARYLERGAQPSRALFLWVHLFEPHEPYVMHPEHPFGSPDAPTDRDRYDSEVAAADAGIGKILARVRDKRPGAVVIVTADHGEEFGEHGGRYHGTTVYEEQVRVPLIVSAGGAPKRVSEPVQTIDLLPTTLSALGIPRPARLRGRDLGSLIAGRADRGARSDGAGRSDGAGRSDGAGRPETADGAGLAFAETDDFTLLARGPERLVCARKAGACAMYEPRTDPREEHDLGAEPAAVAKMRELRQLTAAIAREHGRLERGEAQGWPDALRRGSQGDVDAAEDVASLLDDVRLDVRRKAAEVLFDLRAPVTIPALRRAAAKADDADVQRGSALALVRLGEAPSRIAEEALRQPEWKRRAALAFAERGDARGAPELVAWWSTGAAALDLERAKEILAAFAKLRERSAVPALVRTLGDVRFRPYIADTLAAIGDPSAKAPLLAALATERYVPTRPHVARALVTLGAREELRAPLGRFAGLPEPMLDALSFAYEAKILDEAHGGWARSTPSPEITVRLPRPDRGPLRLLVLLGDAKDPADAGHPDRKDPVALQGTVDGAPVSGGGEGIVRVLELDPTAKSSRIDVALASPAGIRALWLLPHSEEIEPPPPEPWDAGSVDPTLPGQ